From Varibaculum massiliense, a single genomic window includes:
- a CDS encoding histidine phosphatase family protein yields MATKIVFWRHGQTDYNLQGRVQGQVDIPLNEAGVAQAEAAAKELVKMNPQRIICSDLRRAQATAQALANICGQEVEPLPDERLRERAFGDFEGLSAKELKARFAPRYEEWRATGECPVAGVESRAEVGSRVAKCVLEYFEQVEGTLVVVSHGSALTQGLVKILGLDPVAWQGLRGLDNCHWSTLIPYSREPGWRLVSHNLGVADPAGAALPSLA; encoded by the coding sequence ATGGCTACTAAGATTGTTTTTTGGCGACACGGTCAAACCGACTATAACCTGCAAGGACGGGTGCAAGGACAGGTTGATATTCCTCTTAATGAGGCGGGTGTCGCCCAAGCTGAGGCGGCGGCGAAAGAACTGGTGAAAATGAATCCGCAGCGGATTATCTGTTCGGATTTGCGACGCGCTCAGGCAACTGCCCAGGCGCTGGCTAATATATGTGGCCAGGAGGTTGAACCGCTGCCCGATGAACGGTTACGAGAACGGGCATTCGGAGATTTCGAGGGATTGTCCGCGAAAGAATTAAAGGCACGTTTTGCGCCGCGTTATGAGGAGTGGCGAGCTACCGGAGAATGCCCGGTGGCGGGAGTAGAGTCGCGTGCGGAAGTGGGCTCGCGGGTCGCTAAATGCGTGCTTGAATATTTTGAGCAGGTTGAAGGCACGTTAGTGGTGGTTTCCCACGGTTCGGCGCTTACCCAAGGGCTGGTGAAGATTCTGGGATTGGATCCAGTTGCCTGGCAAGGGTTGCGCGGTTTAGATAACTGCCACTGGTCTACGTTGATTCCTTATTCGCGTGAACCCGGATGGCGTTTGGTCTCCCATAATCTCGGGGTGGCGGATCCTGCTGGTGCGGCGCTGCCTTCCCTGGCTTAA
- a CDS encoding radical SAM/SPASM domain-containing protein: MVDTKGVKHCVLLNADTGAWAELSETEKTDWQQNRLEPVNTRRLQAMGVLADLNDRYVDLSAPWRNKPLERIIVNLNRSCNMRCAYCFLSAEATPTEMMSPQVMRTVAAAGLNRSGEHFVFDLHGGEPTLSLITLRRFLEIAEELRKNSRKVVRYSIVTNGTLISDEFIELALKYQIRVGLSLDGPPEIHDIARRFHSGRQTGEIVLDGLAKMRTAGVSVEGAICTLGKHNFGKIKEVCEFFGGLSLPFKARPLTPRGRGDSSGLSLDPGEWFTAFVQLYRQHEAGVAYVRTVESFKKNCWSGDRSNACLRIPCGAANTLIAIDPNGDCYPCDGYCGDTDVRMGNIQLESYDAMAQKPEVVELRSRTSNDIYLCNDCDFRGMCGPCGYSSKASYGDVVRPDRLCGDRMKIFRFLITEWLEKFGYTQ; the protein is encoded by the coding sequence GTGGTTGATACAAAGGGAGTAAAGCACTGTGTACTGCTAAATGCAGATACTGGTGCGTGGGCAGAACTATCCGAAACAGAGAAAACTGACTGGCAACAAAATCGTCTTGAACCGGTAAACACTCGACGGCTACAAGCTATGGGAGTTTTAGCAGATTTAAATGACCGATACGTAGATCTCTCCGCACCCTGGCGAAACAAGCCGCTTGAAAGAATAATTGTCAACCTAAACCGTAGTTGTAATATGCGCTGTGCATATTGCTTTTTATCAGCTGAAGCAACTCCAACTGAGATGATGTCTCCGCAGGTTATGCGGACTGTTGCTGCAGCCGGGTTGAATAGGTCAGGAGAGCACTTTGTTTTTGATCTTCACGGGGGTGAACCTACTCTCTCCCTTATAACTCTTCGTCGGTTCCTCGAAATAGCGGAAGAACTAAGGAAGAACAGCCGTAAAGTAGTTCGGTATTCTATTGTGACCAACGGAACTCTTATAAGCGACGAATTTATTGAACTTGCTCTTAAATACCAGATTAGGGTGGGGTTGAGTCTCGATGGACCTCCGGAGATTCACGATATAGCGCGGCGTTTTCATTCTGGGAGACAGACGGGTGAAATTGTTTTAGATGGATTGGCGAAAATGAGAACAGCTGGGGTCTCAGTTGAGGGAGCAATCTGCACCTTAGGAAAACATAATTTTGGTAAAATTAAAGAGGTCTGTGAATTCTTTGGCGGTTTGTCCCTACCTTTTAAAGCACGACCTTTGACTCCGCGAGGTAGAGGAGATTCTAGTGGTTTATCACTTGATCCTGGAGAATGGTTCACTGCTTTTGTTCAACTGTACAGGCAACATGAGGCTGGCGTTGCTTACGTACGAACCGTCGAATCATTCAAGAAAAACTGTTGGTCTGGCGATCGCTCAAATGCTTGTCTGAGGATTCCCTGTGGTGCCGCAAATACCCTTATTGCCATTGATCCGAATGGCGACTGCTATCCTTGCGACGGTTATTGCGGGGATACAGATGTAAGAATGGGAAACATCCAACTTGAGTCTTACGATGCTATGGCTCAGAAACCAGAGGTTGTTGAACTCCGTAGCCGAACTAGCAACGATATTTATCTGTGTAATGATTGCGATTTCCGTGGAATGTGTGGTCCTTGTGGTTACTCTTCAAAAGCTAGTTATGGTGATGTCGTTCGCCCAGATAGATTGTGCGGAGACAGAATGAAAATCTTTCGTTTTCTCATTACCGAATGGCTGGAAAAATTTGGATATACGCAATAA
- a CDS encoding ABC transporter ATP-binding protein — translation MEHELPKSKLDSLEKPERLAPEPAGIVNAIDAQDVVKLYGNNLALDHLYLQIPAGSFFGLVGPNGAGKSTFLSIATGLLEPDRGTVFINGISMWDEPVAAKGALGVLPDGMHMFDRLSGIEHLTFVAQLRGLDKQSAIQRSRSLLQTFELPLDKKKTISEYSTGMRKKIGLALALVTSPRLVVLDEPFEAVDPVSANTLQQVLKEYVKRGGTVVLSSHVMATVESLCTHVAVINQGRILVSGTTEEVAAGQDLNSRFLQLVGGHQQCEGDLSWLGR, via the coding sequence ATGGAACATGAACTCCCCAAATCTAAGCTGGATTCACTAGAAAAACCGGAGAGGCTCGCACCAGAACCCGCGGGGATAGTTAATGCGATAGATGCTCAGGACGTGGTGAAACTCTACGGCAATAACCTTGCCTTAGATCATCTTTATCTGCAAATACCGGCTGGTTCATTTTTCGGGCTGGTAGGTCCTAATGGGGCTGGAAAATCCACGTTTCTGTCTATCGCTACCGGTCTTTTAGAGCCTGATAGAGGCACAGTTTTCATTAATGGCATCAGTATGTGGGATGAACCGGTAGCGGCAAAGGGAGCGTTGGGGGTATTACCTGATGGGATGCATATGTTTGACCGTCTCAGCGGGATTGAACACTTAACATTTGTCGCTCAGCTGCGCGGTCTTGATAAACAGAGTGCAATTCAGCGCTCCCGTTCACTTTTGCAAACATTTGAACTGCCGCTAGATAAAAAGAAAACGATAAGCGAATACTCAACCGGTATGCGCAAGAAAATCGGTTTAGCTTTAGCGCTGGTAACCTCCCCGCGCCTAGTGGTTTTGGACGAACCTTTTGAAGCGGTCGATCCGGTTTCGGCAAACACCCTACAACAGGTGTTAAAAGAATATGTGAAGCGAGGGGGAACAGTAGTGTTATCTTCCCACGTGATGGCGACCGTGGAATCATTATGTACCCATGTGGCAGTGATTAATCAGGGTCGTATTCTGGTGTCCGGAACCACCGAAGAAGTCGCGGCAGGGCAAGACCTCAACTCGCGCTTCCTACAGTTGGTAGGGGGACATCAGCAATGCGAAGGAGACCTGTCATGGTTGGGACGTTAA
- the rsfS gene encoding ribosome silencing factor: MVDKPDPRKLAEIAAKAAASKLATDVVAIDVHEQTIITDIFVICSGDNPRQVRAIMNEIDHACHDCGADPLTIEGNDEFRWVLMELPGVIVHIFLAEEREYYGLERLWNDCPRIDLPDLEEAAQVGRAQAQSPDAQQDAENMIVSLE; the protein is encoded by the coding sequence TTGGTCGATAAGCCTGACCCACGCAAACTAGCAGAGATAGCCGCCAAGGCTGCCGCCAGCAAGCTGGCAACTGATGTGGTGGCGATTGATGTTCACGAGCAAACCATCATTACTGATATTTTTGTGATCTGCTCTGGGGATAATCCGCGGCAAGTGCGGGCAATCATGAACGAGATTGACCATGCCTGTCACGATTGCGGTGCCGACCCGCTGACCATCGAGGGCAATGACGAGTTTCGCTGGGTGCTAATGGAACTGCCGGGGGTAATTGTTCATATTTTCCTAGCTGAAGAGCGAGAATACTATGGTCTGGAACGTCTATGGAATGACTGCCCACGCATAGATTTACCAGATTTGGAGGAGGCCGCTCAGGTGGGGAGGGCGCAGGCGCAATCTCCGGACGCGCAGCAGGACGCTGAAAATATGATTGTTAGTTTAGAGTAG
- the nadD gene encoding nicotinate-nucleotide adenylyltransferase yields the protein MTVGVGVDGRRIGVMGGTFDPIHNGHLVAASEVQHRYGLDEVIFVPTATQPFKRGRRVTIPEHRYLMTSIATASNPRFTVSRVDIERGETTYTVDTLRDLKRERPGCHLFFITGADALRQIMDWKNAEELFQLARFVGVTRPGHRWGNTDKLPAERVSLLEVPAMAISSTDIRQRVASEAPIWYLTPDGVVQYIAKYGLYREDGK from the coding sequence ATGACGGTAGGCGTCGGCGTCGACGGCAGGCGCATCGGGGTAATGGGGGGAACCTTCGACCCTATTCATAATGGTCACTTGGTGGCCGCTTCCGAGGTGCAACACCGCTACGGCCTGGATGAAGTAATTTTTGTGCCCACTGCTACCCAACCATTCAAGAGGGGGCGGCGGGTAACCATCCCGGAGCACCGTTATTTAATGACTTCTATTGCCACCGCTTCCAACCCGCGTTTTACGGTTTCCCGGGTGGATATTGAACGCGGGGAAACTACCTACACGGTGGATACCTTACGTGACTTGAAACGAGAAAGACCGGGCTGTCACCTATTTTTTATTACCGGTGCCGATGCTTTGCGACAAATCATGGATTGGAAAAACGCTGAGGAACTGTTCCAGTTGGCGCGATTTGTGGGGGTAACCCGCCCCGGTCACCGCTGGGGAAACACTGATAAGTTACCTGCTGAACGGGTATCACTGTTAGAGGTGCCCGCGATGGCAATTTCTTCTACCGATATTCGGCAGCGGGTGGCCTCCGAGGCTCCAATCTGGTATTTAACTCCAGATGGGGTGGTGCAATATATTGCGAAATACGGTCTTTATCGAGAGGATGGCAAGTAA
- a CDS encoding YcaO-like family protein has protein sequence MSLHVESFTRESWNKLKNIYPIMVAGVSLSADNKSITFSGLDETIVIEAFPYLWQIIEQCDGRNSVADISRKIKIEKKLVSAAVNDLMDLGLAYDSREQYLHFHKISNNPARFWRDLTSTDIANHVNSRKVPVKNGTRFPFKSHKQSSIYRLGSQRTSVRSYSDKKLDIETLGSILADGYSSEICPVPSGGALFPLKLFVIVTRNQHDFPAGYYEYDCDREEIVLYDQKIDLEQIKYIYDSETIPFEAPILIVIAGDLSRQPYKYGNRGYRFTLMECGAVAQNITLSCVEQGLGSCELGGALDDPLKKELKLGDQVFPLLSIALGYESDEKVEDSYDLLYKLDTTMVGYKKIVRKVDVVQDIQADGFFFASGLANVVSGEDAKSSYSNRFSFGVANSIAMAKVKAIAEAYERYQSGRIRVDYSGTANSITIPWINPTDFVPMTTLQRQKLNLQKFSEEKPYQWVSGKRYSDMQEVLMPIDMVFYPIDDKKLGRKLLCDSNSSGVAASTTFVDAETRALLELIERDAIMRCWFEQSPPPRLSTDYLTEHWLRRVRHWENEDRNVHVLDHSISGVDIIQVIIEGRHFPAFANGASAVIRNDNSSYLGALRKAFQEAEFALLSAIQVGRRRSRRRETVRDPIHHAEYYSSFKHAGQISWLWSGDYLDKRLADNTYADELKRQKEIITVNLSDTSLPLWVVRVFSPTLIPINFGFGNDYVLHPEIENLKYCEQSQSLPHYFA, from the coding sequence ATGAGTCTGCATGTCGAGTCTTTCACGAGAGAATCGTGGAACAAATTGAAGAATATATATCCCATTATGGTGGCAGGGGTTTCCTTATCAGCAGACAATAAAAGTATCACTTTCTCTGGTTTAGATGAAACTATCGTCATTGAAGCGTTCCCATATCTCTGGCAAATAATTGAGCAGTGCGATGGTCGAAACTCAGTGGCAGACATATCGAGAAAAATAAAAATTGAGAAGAAACTGGTATCTGCTGCTGTAAATGATTTGATGGATTTAGGTCTCGCATACGATTCTCGAGAGCAGTACTTACATTTTCATAAAATTTCAAATAATCCTGCGCGATTTTGGCGTGATCTAACTTCGACAGATATTGCTAACCACGTAAATAGCCGGAAAGTACCGGTAAAGAACGGAACCAGATTCCCGTTTAAATCCCACAAGCAGTCCAGTATATATCGTCTTGGGTCTCAAAGAACAAGCGTTAGAAGTTACAGTGATAAGAAACTGGATATTGAAACCTTAGGTTCTATTTTAGCTGATGGGTATTCTTCAGAAATCTGTCCAGTACCTTCAGGTGGCGCCTTATTCCCGTTGAAGCTTTTCGTAATCGTGACTAGGAATCAACATGATTTTCCTGCCGGTTACTACGAGTACGACTGTGATCGTGAGGAGATTGTTCTTTATGACCAAAAGATTGATCTCGAACAAATCAAATACATCTACGACAGTGAAACTATCCCTTTCGAGGCCCCGATTTTGATTGTAATCGCAGGAGATTTGTCTCGACAGCCGTATAAATATGGCAATCGAGGATACCGATTTACGCTTATGGAATGTGGCGCGGTAGCGCAAAACATTACCCTTTCATGCGTAGAACAGGGGTTGGGGAGTTGTGAGTTAGGTGGTGCCCTTGACGATCCGTTAAAGAAGGAACTAAAACTAGGGGATCAGGTTTTTCCCCTGTTGAGCATTGCCCTTGGTTATGAATCAGACGAGAAGGTTGAAGATTCCTATGACCTTCTTTATAAGTTAGACACCACAATGGTGGGGTACAAAAAAATTGTTCGTAAAGTAGATGTAGTACAAGATATTCAGGCCGATGGATTTTTCTTTGCCTCCGGACTGGCAAATGTTGTTTCTGGAGAAGATGCGAAGAGCTCGTATTCAAATCGTTTTTCCTTCGGTGTCGCCAATTCGATTGCGATGGCAAAAGTCAAAGCAATCGCTGAAGCATATGAACGGTATCAAAGCGGGCGAATCCGAGTAGATTATTCAGGGACAGCAAATAGCATTACGATTCCTTGGATTAATCCAACTGATTTTGTCCCGATGACTACTCTGCAACGACAAAAACTCAATTTGCAAAAGTTCTCTGAGGAGAAGCCGTATCAATGGGTGTCAGGTAAACGTTATTCGGACATGCAGGAAGTTCTTATGCCAATTGACATGGTATTTTACCCAATTGATGACAAAAAACTTGGCAGAAAATTACTGTGCGATTCCAATTCCTCTGGCGTGGCAGCTTCCACCACATTTGTTGATGCTGAGACTCGGGCATTACTTGAATTAATCGAGCGCGATGCAATTATGCGATGCTGGTTTGAACAAAGTCCTCCGCCGAGACTTTCTACTGATTATCTTACTGAACACTGGTTAAGAAGAGTTCGTCACTGGGAAAATGAAGATCGCAACGTCCACGTCCTTGATCACAGTATTAGTGGGGTTGACATCATCCAAGTAATAATCGAGGGAAGACATTTTCCTGCGTTTGCGAATGGCGCATCGGCGGTTATTCGAAATGACAACTCAAGCTATCTTGGGGCGCTGAGGAAAGCTTTTCAAGAAGCCGAGTTTGCTTTGTTAAGCGCAATCCAAGTCGGCAGAAGACGTTCACGAAGGAGAGAAACAGTTCGCGATCCCATACATCATGCGGAATACTATTCAAGTTTCAAACACGCAGGGCAGATTTCATGGTTGTGGAGTGGAGATTATCTTGACAAGCGGTTAGCAGATAATACTTACGCTGACGAATTGAAACGTCAGAAAGAAATCATCACCGTTAATCTTTCTGATACATCGCTTCCTTTATGGGTAGTCAGAGTCTTTAGCCCCACACTAATACCGATAAATTTTGGTTTCGGTAACGACTATGTGCTGCACCCTGAAATTGAAAACCTAAAATATTGCGAACAGAGCCAATCGCTACCGCACTATTTTGCGTAG
- the obgE gene encoding GTPase ObgE, giving the protein MASFVDRVKIDVTAGNGGNGCVSVRREKYKPLGGPDGGDGGRGGSVFLEVDPQSHTLLDYHHLPHLKATNGTPGMGDNREGANGEDLVLRVPPGTVVKAEDGEILADLQGVGSRLEVARGGTGGKGNAALATRKRKAPGFALLGEEGESRVLILELKSVADVGLVGFPSSGKSSLIGAISEAKPKIADYPFTTLVPNLGVVQAGDERFTVADVPGLIPGASQGKGLGLDFLRHIERCAVLAHVVDCANMEADRNPVDDIKALETELAAYESDLDEVSGYIPLAERPRVIILNKMDIPDAPEMVKLQAKQLAEFGWPMYAVSAVSGRGLEALVFALAEMVMELREQEPETEAQPLQVLRPPAVGGTGFTVTVQKTGQGPVYQVRGEKPERWVKQTDFANDEAIGFLADRLYTLGVETELTKLGATSGDTVVIGPMEGGVIFDFEPLQSAGAELLGARGQDLRLAGSTRRTNQERREQYHQMMDGKEAARQNLQAEAEAGLWTDPSAD; this is encoded by the coding sequence ATGGCCAGTTTTGTAGATCGAGTAAAAATCGATGTTACCGCCGGTAATGGCGGAAACGGCTGCGTCAGCGTCAGGCGCGAGAAATACAAGCCGCTGGGCGGTCCCGATGGGGGAGACGGGGGACGCGGCGGCAGCGTGTTCCTAGAAGTAGATCCCCAGTCCCACACTTTGCTCGATTATCACCACCTGCCGCATCTTAAAGCCACCAACGGCACTCCCGGAATGGGGGACAACCGTGAGGGAGCGAACGGCGAAGACCTGGTATTGCGGGTTCCGCCTGGGACGGTGGTTAAGGCTGAAGATGGCGAAATCCTCGCCGACCTGCAAGGAGTAGGTTCGCGTCTAGAGGTTGCGCGCGGGGGAACTGGCGGTAAAGGTAACGCGGCGCTGGCTACCCGCAAACGTAAAGCCCCTGGCTTTGCCCTTTTAGGTGAGGAAGGAGAATCTCGCGTTCTCATCCTAGAGCTTAAGTCTGTCGCTGATGTGGGGCTGGTTGGGTTCCCGTCCTCTGGCAAGTCTTCCCTGATCGGAGCGATTTCCGAGGCAAAACCGAAGATTGCGGATTACCCGTTCACTACCCTGGTTCCGAATCTGGGGGTAGTACAGGCAGGTGATGAGCGATTCACGGTGGCGGATGTGCCAGGTCTGATTCCGGGAGCCTCCCAAGGGAAAGGGTTAGGGCTGGATTTTCTTCGCCATATTGAACGCTGCGCGGTGCTTGCCCACGTGGTGGATTGTGCAAATATGGAGGCTGACCGCAACCCAGTCGATGATATTAAAGCCCTGGAAACTGAGCTGGCAGCCTACGAAAGTGACCTAGACGAAGTCTCCGGCTATATTCCTTTAGCTGAGCGTCCCCGGGTAATCATCCTCAACAAAATGGATATCCCCGACGCCCCCGAAATGGTAAAACTGCAGGCAAAACAGCTCGCAGAGTTCGGGTGGCCGATGTATGCGGTCTCTGCGGTCAGTGGGCGCGGCCTGGAAGCCTTAGTGTTTGCCCTGGCAGAGATGGTTATGGAGCTGCGTGAACAAGAGCCAGAAACCGAAGCTCAACCCTTGCAGGTACTGCGACCTCCAGCCGTAGGAGGAACCGGGTTTACGGTCACCGTCCAAAAGACTGGGCAAGGACCGGTGTATCAAGTGCGGGGAGAAAAACCGGAACGCTGGGTTAAGCAGACCGATTTTGCCAATGATGAGGCGATCGGGTTCCTCGCGGATCGACTTTACACCCTGGGGGTAGAAACCGAATTGACAAAACTCGGTGCTACCAGTGGGGATACCGTGGTGATTGGCCCAATGGAAGGTGGAGTAATCTTTGATTTCGAGCCTTTACAGTCGGCTGGGGCTGAACTATTGGGGGCGCGGGGACAAGATCTACGTCTAGCGGGATCCACGCGGCGCACTAACCAGGAAAGGCGCGAGCAATACCACCAAATGATGGATGGGAAAGAGGCGGCGCGCCAGAATCTGCAGGCGGAAGCGGAGGCTGGATTATGGACGGATCCTTCTGCAGATTAA
- a CDS encoding recombinase family protein, translating to MKNHDGWQYVAIYTDEGISGTSTKHREGFNRMIADALSGRIDLIVTKSVSRFARNTVDSLTTVRKLKDKGVEVFFEKENIWTLDSKGELLITIMSSLAQEESRSISENVTWGHRKRFQDGKVYMPYGNFLGYDRGENGEPVINPEQAEIVRRIYRHYLEGMSIPQIAASLEADGLLTPRRKHKWSHTTIQSILTNEKYKGDALLQKSYTVDFLTKEVKPNHGEVPQYYVTDSHPAIIDPETWELTQAEFAARGNGRRERVFTGKVYCTHCGSAYGSKTWHSTDKYRAIIWQCNEKFTVPHPKKMPVLRDNQLQAIFQTALAKLIKNQQLIDWDYLITTTSDTTDLEEQALQQASEIEVTTRLINQAITHNAHHSQNQDDYQECFTQLKTRQREAITAYETTQVEIERRHGIKVKLTRFKKTIQNATLSQDFDLATLRALCQRIEITPTGEASIIFADGTKIEG from the coding sequence ATCAAAAACCACGACGGCTGGCAATACGTTGCTATTTACACTGACGAGGGAATCTCTGGCACTTCCACGAAACACCGGGAGGGATTCAACCGCATGATAGCTGACGCTCTCTCAGGAAGAATCGACTTGATCGTCACCAAAAGCGTCTCCCGGTTTGCTCGCAACACCGTCGACTCCCTCACAACGGTGAGGAAGTTGAAGGATAAAGGTGTGGAGGTGTTTTTCGAGAAAGAAAACATCTGGACACTCGATTCCAAAGGCGAACTGCTCATCACCATCATGTCCAGCCTTGCCCAAGAAGAATCCAGATCTATCTCCGAGAACGTCACGTGGGGTCACAGGAAGCGTTTCCAAGACGGCAAAGTTTATATGCCCTACGGTAACTTTCTCGGCTACGATCGCGGCGAGAACGGCGAGCCTGTCATCAATCCTGAGCAAGCCGAAATCGTGCGCCGGATCTACCGCCACTACCTCGAAGGCATGAGCATCCCCCAAATCGCGGCATCATTGGAAGCGGACGGACTACTAACCCCACGGCGTAAACACAAATGGAGCCACACCACCATCCAATCCATCCTCACCAACGAGAAATATAAAGGCGATGCTCTGCTACAAAAATCCTATACTGTGGATTTCTTGACCAAAGAGGTCAAACCCAATCACGGCGAAGTGCCCCAGTATTACGTGACCGACTCCCACCCAGCCATCATCGACCCTGAAACGTGGGAACTCACCCAAGCGGAATTCGCGGCTCGAGGTAACGGCCGGCGCGAGCGAGTGTTCACAGGCAAGGTTTACTGTACCCACTGCGGCTCAGCCTATGGCAGCAAAACCTGGCACTCCACTGATAAATACCGGGCTATCATCTGGCAATGCAACGAGAAATTCACAGTTCCTCACCCAAAGAAAATGCCCGTACTACGCGATAATCAGCTGCAAGCAATCTTCCAAACAGCGCTCGCCAAGCTCATCAAAAACCAGCAGCTCATCGACTGGGACTACCTGATTACCACCACATCAGACACCACCGATTTGGAAGAACAAGCCTTACAGCAAGCAAGTGAAATCGAGGTAACTACCAGGCTCATCAACCAAGCCATCACCCACAACGCTCATCACTCCCAAAACCAAGACGACTACCAAGAGTGCTTCACCCAGCTCAAAACTCGCCAACGTGAAGCCATCACCGCCTACGAAACAACTCAGGTAGAAATTGAGCGCCGCCACGGCATCAAAGTCAAACTGACTAGGTTTAAGAAAACCATCCAAAACGCCACCCTCAGCCAAGACTTTGACCTGGCAACCCTGCGTGCGCTTTGCCAGCGCATCGAAATCACACCAACAGGCGAGGCTAGCATAATCTTTGCTGACGGCACCAAAATAGAGGGTTAA
- a CDS encoding radical SAM/SPASM domain-containing protein, whose protein sequence is MKPDGETNLQTRVLGDEGSFPTNLNSHSFKFCGENYIFDGDSGGLFVVGNKSLPPMQTSSRKKRQKNFICEPMMRSLTLFVAEGCNLRCKYCYEGVQDRRNMPLDTAMKAVEYLSEHAVQGSMLGIEFFGGEPLLAYGLIEQIVRYCSSKQNFKYRFSLTTNGTLLTPEKFDLLGRPDFFVSVSLDGPKEIHDGQRRTRSGKPTHCRIIRNIRQFQQEGKRIGARATWLPGSGLGIVELHKYLLDMGFQSVRVEPAYSDFRDLSDYQEWESQVHSLITWVSSLADEGRYETIRKLSYSWSVLKRIHFAAKRCLICATKPTKLAVNVDGDVYACHRLAFDGNYSLGSLHTYIELRPTFVWEIDASPCTCCWAKSLCLGGCPVSGLGNYFGRGKVFCESNKKIYESWLKLYVSIYKSGKIRLLFRQ, encoded by the coding sequence ATGAAGCCGGATGGTGAGACTAACCTGCAGACGAGGGTATTGGGGGATGAAGGGTCATTCCCAACAAATCTGAATTCCCATTCTTTCAAATTCTGTGGAGAAAACTATATCTTCGATGGAGACTCTGGAGGCCTGTTTGTGGTAGGGAATAAGTCCCTGCCACCGATGCAAACTTCTTCCAGAAAGAAACGGCAAAAGAATTTTATATGTGAGCCCATGATGCGTTCGCTGACGCTTTTCGTTGCCGAAGGTTGCAATTTGCGCTGTAAGTATTGTTATGAGGGAGTCCAGGATAGGCGTAATATGCCTTTAGATACAGCGATGAAGGCAGTTGAATATCTCTCCGAGCATGCTGTCCAAGGTTCGATGTTGGGCATTGAGTTCTTTGGTGGCGAGCCTCTTTTGGCCTATGGATTGATCGAACAGATTGTTCGGTACTGTTCATCAAAGCAAAACTTTAAGTATCGATTCTCTTTGACCACCAATGGGACTTTACTTACACCTGAGAAATTTGATCTTTTGGGGCGTCCAGATTTCTTTGTTTCCGTGAGCCTTGATGGGCCAAAGGAGATCCATGACGGTCAGCGACGCACTCGATCTGGAAAGCCTACACATTGTCGCATCATACGGAATATACGACAGTTTCAGCAGGAAGGTAAGCGAATAGGCGCGCGTGCGACTTGGTTGCCCGGTTCTGGATTAGGGATTGTTGAGTTACACAAGTATTTGCTTGATATGGGATTCCAATCGGTTCGTGTTGAACCGGCTTATTCAGATTTTCGTGATTTGAGCGACTATCAGGAATGGGAATCGCAGGTGCATAGTTTGATAACATGGGTTTCTTCTTTGGCTGATGAAGGACGGTACGAAACGATACGTAAGCTCTCCTATTCCTGGAGTGTCCTGAAGCGTATTCACTTTGCGGCGAAGCGCTGTCTTATATGCGCCACTAAACCTACGAAGTTAGCGGTAAATGTGGACGGCGATGTTTATGCCTGCCATAGGTTGGCTTTTGACGGGAATTATTCTCTAGGTAGTTTACACACTTACATAGAGTTGCGGCCTACTTTCGTTTGGGAGATTGATGCCTCTCCCTGCACCTGCTGCTGGGCAAAGTCACTTTGTCTTGGTGGCTGTCCCGTTTCTGGTTTAGGTAATTATTTTGGGCGTGGAAAAGTATTCTGTGAGTCCAACAAGAAAATATATGAGTCCTGGCTAAAACTGTACGTTTCCATATACAAATCAGGAAAAATTAGGTTACTTTTTAGGCAATAA